From Microcaecilia unicolor chromosome 11, aMicUni1.1, whole genome shotgun sequence, the proteins below share one genomic window:
- the TSSK6 gene encoding testis-specific serine/threonine-protein kinase 6 yields the protein MSSTDTLLMDLGYKVGKTIGEGSYSKVKVATSKKYKGNVAIKVLDRRKAPPDFVTKFLPRELAILRAIRHPHVVQVFEFIEVNNGKHYIVMELASTDLLQLVQKSGHIGPAQARQMFAQLVSAVRYLHEHHVVHRDLKCENVLLTEQLQVKLTDFGFGRKSQGYPELCSTYCGSAAYAPPEVLLGIPYDPKKYDIWSLGVILYVMVTGCMPFDDSNVSKMPKIQQKGVVYPDSTPVEERCQALVGQLLQFSPPARPDVALVAKHVWMRES from the coding sequence ATGTCTTCAACCGACACACTTTTAATGGACCTGGGCTACAAAGTGGGGAAGACGATCGGAGAAGGCTCCTACTCCAAGGTGAAGGTGGCCACATCCAAGAAGTACAAGGGCAACGTGGCGATCAAGGTGCTGGACCGGCGCAAGGCTCCCCCGGACTTCGTGACCAAATTCCTGCCGCGCGAGCTGGCCATTTTACGAGCCATCCGGCACCCGCACGTGGTGCAGGTCTTCGAGTTCATCGAGGTGAACAACGGCAAACACTACATCGTAATGGAGCTGGCGAGCACCGACCTGCTGCAGCTGGTACAGAAGAGTGGCCACATCGGGCCGGCGCAGGCGCGCCAGATGTTCGCGCAGCTGGTCAGCGCCGTACGATACCTGCATGAGCACCACGTGGTGCACCGCGACCTCAAGTGCGAGAATGTGCTGCTGACCGAGCAGCTGCAAGTCAAGCTCACTGACTTCGGCTTCGGCCGTAAATCACAGGGCTACCCGGAGTTATGCAGCACCTACTGCGGCTCTGCCGCCTACGCGCCCCCCGAGGTGTTGCTGGGCATCCCTTACGACCCCAAGAAGTACGACATCTGGAGCCTAGGGGTCATCCTCTACGTGATGGTGACCGGCTGCATGCCCTTCGACGACTCCAACGTCAGCAAGATGCCCAAGATCCAGCAGAAGGGGGTGGTGTACCCGGACAGCACCCCCGTGGAGGAGAGGTGCCAGGCCCTAGTGGGTCAGCTGTTGCAATTCAGCCCGCCCGCTCGCCCCGATGTGGCCCTGGTAGCCAAGCATGTGTGGATGCGAGAGAGCTAG